The Syngnathus scovelli strain Florida chromosome 19, RoL_Ssco_1.2, whole genome shotgun sequence region CTATAGATATGTTATCGTTTTGTTTCATCAAATGTATTCAAGGGAATTAATCAATGAGCACGATAAAAACATAATGACAGAAATATCCTCGTACTAAAAGCCATTTCCCGCAGTGAAAGTTTTCTGtaagctaaaaagaaaaaaaaacaccaagaacatatttaccttgtattcgtcctGCATCAGGAGCATTCCAGGAGCTTGAAATTTGCGACGACatacggtgacgtcatcgctataaatgAAATGTGTAACATCTGCAAAagcgtagcagcacaaacgaaactttttgcagcacaaacgaacggtaccattttgggtccatttggaggaaaatggggggctgggtgacgtcCTCGCTAGAAAATAAATGTAGAATATCTACAAaaccgaagcagcacaaacgaatttttttgcagcacaaacaggcACAAACGAAACCGACTATTTTCCTTCAATTTTGCGTGGgctggggggccagcttcacgcaggtgcgaATTTCAAGCTCCTGGAATGCTCCTGATGCAGGACGAATACAAGGTGCATATGttcttagtctttttttttctttctttctttttagctttcagaaaactttcactgcgggaaatggcttttagtacgaggatatttctgtcattatgtttttatcgtgctcattgattaattcccttgttattaatgtccaaagtccggcccgcgggccaaatccggccctcgatcagatttcatacggcccgcagcttcggtcttataatgtattatttatggaccGCTTGCACTGTCCAActgaatctaaaaaaaaaaaaaaaaaaaaagaaacttgaacctgtaattcctcctattaccaaagggtggcagcaccacccctcgccgctcatttctgccatggcgactgcaaagaaaacgaggacagttgacgctttcaagagaaatgggaattacaatacttgctcgttgaaaatcaaggcaattgtgtttatcTCATTTCTAAAGACACGCTTGCCTTGTTTAAGCATTTTCACCCCAAAGAGACACTAGTAGACTCAACATGGCATCACGacagcgattcttcacgcggggctggctgtgaatcaaaatgaaataaaaatgaaatattgcttAATATTAAacattacgaagtggccatgttaatactgttgatgttataaacctgtagacatgacacaagctattactttctgaaagatattgtaaatgacaagagcaaaactcacttgttttaagttttaataacagaCACATTTGCAttgcttataactcctgtttaaaatgttcatgaggcaaaaataattttaaactcatgtaaatgTGAAGTATTTCAAaccgtttgttcaatgttatctgactcttcagatatgaatgaaaggcagaatttgtgttttttaagagtggttcacatctgcctgagtggcttatatttggtcattttgtcatttgaaaaataaagacaattgtgacaatgaaatttgttttataacagtgtgtatttgcatgaaatgtttgtcgttcaaaaatgtctgaaaaaactattggcccccgggccccttcactttattaaATCTGGCTCTCCTTGCAaaacgtttggacacccctgcgctATAGGtgtatgcacaattgctccatttcaaccatgttgctcttattcattctttattcactgctcttatttattcattgtatgtgctttcttatttttactttttgtattgtttacttcaatgttttgtttgtccgtgGACATTGCACACTTTTGACCCGAATCTGGTGTGGGGGGCGTGACAGCAAGCGTTTTATTGCAAGCGTGTCAAGAATAAAATGCATggatttacattttacattgtAAGAATTCtaacatttttatttccttcAAACTAGGTACTGTATATTTGCCTTAGaaattacatatttttttaaatatgagaaATCTTTATAATTGTGCGTTTGCATTTTTGTGTAGTTTTCCTAATTTATATAATGAAATTTCTGTGTATAGAATACACCTTTACTTGTATAACTCTTtgtattttgacatttttgcaaatattttctactGCATTTTAGCTCAATGCAGAAAGTAAATAAGCAACACACAAAAATGTTGCCACAAGAAGCATGTATTTCCTATGGTTTCACTTTATATATCCATCTGTTTATTTTCTCAAACATAAAACTGTTAAAGACCTTTTCAAAGAAGAGGGAAGGGCGTTAGCGCCAGCTTAGCcagtccatcttttttttcttttaaatcctTTTTTGTTTGCATCATCCACAAACTATCCTGCCGGAAGTCTTCCCTCTCCCCATAATCCTTGAGTCCTGTCAttggggggtgggtggggtgaaatgcttggctatgattttttttcttttgtcccaaATGATGCGTGATTGTCAAAATGGGAAGCCGCTTGTAAAATGTAGCGAATGGAAGGCGGGCTACCAATGTAAACAAGTTAGCGTGGTGCAAAGCTAATCCGGGATGTAAACAAATGCTGTAATACTTCTTTGTTTAACACTGCGGCTCTGAATTGACACTTAGGCGGGGGGGCAGGAAGAACCGTTACgataagcccaaaaaaaaaaaaaaaagttgcctcTTCTTTTCTCAGTTCaaacaaaatctcaaaatgGCAGTCCTGTTTCGCCCGTGGCGTCTCGTGATTGTCCATTCTAGATGTACGGCGGTTGTAAGGAAGGATGGCAAATGTGTGAGAAGATGCtcacgaggaagaggaggagcctACGTAGCGGTCCGGGTAGGACCAGGAAGCAGTTGAGTGGGTCCAGCCCCTCCTCTCCTTCTACTAGCCCGACCCCTGCCCCCACTCCATCACCCTTCCTCTGTGGTTTTCAGAGCAGCAGCACCTGCAGGCAGAGGTGACCCCCCCTGGCCCTCCACTGTCAGAGGATGATGCAGCAGCGACACAGGCGCTGCCCGCCGCCGTGCACCGAGGGAGGGGGCGTGACGGGGGCGAAGTAAGCGTGGACCTTGATGTCGGGAAGGTGGGCCTGCGCAAACGTAAACGTGGCAGAATGAAAGCCTTAAAAGACAAGCTTGCGTCAGCTATCTTCCCCTGTTGATCTTTGCTGCCACCTAGTGAAAGCTTTGCAGTATGACACCTTTGTAATTCTCATGTCAAGATAATATGACAGACAGGTCGTACCCGGATGCGCTTGATGCCGGCCCGCGTGACTTGCTGGCAGTCGTACAGCTCGATGCGCTCCAGGCGGTGGCAGCTCTTCAAGTGCTCCAGGGTGACGTCGGTGATGAGCGGGCAGTTGTCCAACTCCACCACGCTCAGACGCTCCTGGCCGCAGGCGCTCGCGCTCAGTGCCCGGATGCCGTCGTCCGTGATCAGCTCGCAGTGAGACAGAGACTGCGGAGAGAGACGCCTTTTAAACGTGTGGTTCATTcaaggaaaggaaggaaggaaacataggaagggaggaaggaaggatgggACAAGGATGATGTATTGCGGGGTGTTGAGTGTATAATCTTGAGGGAGTCAAAACTTGATCAGAATAAGGTACAAAAaagcaagaaacaaaaaaaatatacagtgtGATGTTTACCAAAGCTTGCAGACGGGGGCAATGGATGGACAGCTGAACCAAAGTGTTATCTGTCACCTACatcaaaaaaatacaattaaaaaataaataacaacaacaataaataactcCAACaaaatccataaaaaaaaaatcaacccaaTCATGTTGGCACGACATCACAGCTCAGTTGTGAATTCTCTTACCAAAATACATTCTTCTAAGTCCATTTTTTCAAGCTCGTGGCAGTTCTGCAAAGAAGTGACAATCCAAGTTATGGATCGGGGTGAAGAAGAAGAATGTTGATATTGGTGGGGGAACGCACCCTGGCCAGCACGGTGAAGCCGGCGTCTGTCACGTGGGAACATCGAGCAGCTTCGAGGATCCTGACAAGCGCAGAGGCAAACAATCAATTGACCAATCAGAGAAAGAGGCTCGTCCTGAATCGTTATATCGATGCTCTTTGGGCCCTCAGATTTTTGCCTGTTTTATCTGGACTTGTTTTTCTAGTCTGAGGGATTTAGGAAGTTGTTGGAaacatgcatttcttttttacttGAGTCGAGGACAGTTGAGTCCCAGTGCGATGAGGGAGGCGTCCGTGATGTTGCCGCAGCCCGACACGCAGAGGATCTGCAGCTTGTGGCATCCTCGGCACAGACTCACCAGACCGTCATCAGTGATTTGCtaaacagaaaacacacaacttGAATATAACCGGTCGCCTcgctattgtctttttttttttttttttttaattaccgtGCACGACTGCAAGTTGATGGCGGTGAGCTCTTGGCAGTGCTTCTGCAAATGTTTCAAGGCGCTGTCGTCCAGCTAGAGCACAAcacaaatatgtatatattttttttatataaagaaGCACCCGTCCATCATTTTGCCGTACTTGTGTGCAGCCTCTGAGGAAGAGTGTCCGTAATGCAGCGCAGCCTCGAGAAAGAGCGTCGATGCCGTCGCGCGTGATCTGGTCGCACCAGGACAGATTCAGCGTCTCCAACATGCggcagccgtcgctaaaatgcaCACATtgcgtgttattttttttcattttgggatGATGAATGATGTGGCGTACCTGAGGGCCTTGAGGGAATGGTTGGTGACGGAGACGCAGGAGGTGAGGTCCAGATGTTTGAGTTTGGAGCAGAACTTGCTGAGGCTGAGGCAGGTGCTGTCTGTGATCTTGGTGCAGCCGTTCAGGTTCAACACTTCGATGTTACGACAGTTCTGTGCAAAAGTTCTAAAACGCGGCGATTAGTGCGTCAAAAGGAAGCGCACTGATGTGAAAAGTGCAACGGGAGCTCACCTCATGGCCGCGTCGCCCACGCTCAGGCATCCCCGCAAGCTGAGCTGCCTCAGGAAACCTCCACATCGCTTGGAGATGTTCTCCACCACACGGCCctgcgaggaaaaaaaacaaacaaaaaaacggatCCGCCGTGATGTCGGGGTCGCCCGCTACAACACAATGAGACGATTCCGTCTCACCTCGATGTCCGTTTGGAAGTTGAACAAGTCGATCTTCTGCCAGTTGCTGCCGTCCAGCGCCAGAACATTCCAGGCCTTGCGGGCACAGATGAGGACAGCGGCCTGTGAAAAGTTGGCCGGCAGGCGGCGGTAAAGTGGAACTTTACAGCCGCGCTTACCTTGGAGACTTGAGCACACCGGCAGAGGGTGACCACGTCCAGATAGGAGaatattctgaaaaaaaaaaggaatcaatTAGTGCATGTTTAGCAATTAGCCCAGCTAGCTTTGTTTACATATCACAATACAAATACTCTTCTCGTATTTAACGATTACATTAACTATCACTGCTTGCAAATATTGTGATTACATCAAAAATACACTCTTTTGCCCTTTTTCGTTCCTTTTAAATGTAAACGCCGAGAAGAACAATCGGATGCAGTCGAGGCACTCGCACAAACTCATTAACACAAGAGGCAACAATAGGGCTCGGCTACTCAATCCATTAATCTTCTAATGAGTAATCTCCGGCGGTGCTGAGGGAGGCAAGGCCACCgggacacgcacgcacggacgcacacacacacgcacgcacacacacacaaacacacacaatccgGCGATAACACACAAGCAGAAGAAGCCTGCAGGTGGCAATTACAGCGGTCTGGTATCAGGACCCTGAGGACCATCTGGGCGG contains the following coding sequences:
- the fbxl2 gene encoding F-box/LRR-repeat protein 2, with product MNGITKSRFEVFSSSDEAPINKKLPKELLLRIFSYLDVVTLCRCAQVSKAWNVLALDGSNWQKIDLFNFQTDIEGRVVENISKRCGGFLRQLSLRGCLSVGDAAMRTFAQNCRNIEVLNLNGCTKITDSTCLSLSKFCSKLKHLDLTSCVSVTNHSLKALSDGCRMLETLNLSWCDQITRDGIDALSRGCAALRTLFLRGCTQLDDSALKHLQKHCQELTAINLQSCTQITDDGLVSLCRGCHKLQILCVSGCGNITDASLIALGLNCPRLKILEAARCSHVTDAGFTVLARNCHELEKMDLEECILVTDNTLVQLSIHCPRLQALSLSHCELITDDGIRALSASACGQERLSVVELDNCPLITDVTLEHLKSCHRLERIELYDCQQVTRAGIKRIRAHLPDIKVHAYFAPVTPPPSVHGGGQRLCRCCIIL